A genomic window from Megalobrama amblycephala isolate DHTTF-2021 linkage group LG2, ASM1881202v1, whole genome shotgun sequence includes:
- the tle5 gene encoding TLE family member 5 isoform X1: MMFPQSRHSASSQQLKFTTSDSCDRIKDEFQFLQAQYHSLKLECDKLASEKSEMQRHYIMYYEMSYGLNIEMHKQAEIVKRLNGICAQVLPYLSQEHQQQVLGAIERAKQVTPPEMNSIIRQQLQAHQLSQLQGLALPMTPLPLGLSQPAGLPAVTSSSGLFSLSSILASQAQLAKEDKSTRETSDSHREEDGDKSD; the protein is encoded by the exons GCTTCATCGCAGCAGCTGAAGTTCACAACGTCAGACTCGTGCGACCGCATCAAGGACGAGTTCCAGTTCCTTCAAGCACAATACCACAG TCTGAAGCTCGAATGTGACAAGCTGGCCAGTGAGAAGTCAGAAATGCAACGTCATTATATCATG tacTATGAGATGTCCTATGGGCTGAACATCGAAATGCACAAGCAG GCAGAGATCGTGAAGAGATTAAATGGGATCTGTGCTCAAGTCTTGCCTTACCTGTCTCAAGAG cacCAGCAGCAGGTTCTGGGGGCAATAGAGAGAGCCAAACAGGTCACCCCACCAGAGATGAACTCCATCATACGG CAGCAGCTCCAGGCTCACCAGCTCTCTCAGCTGCAGGGGCTGGCGCTGCCCATGACCCCTCTCCCTCTTGGTCTCAGCCAACCGGCCGGCCTCCCCGCAGTCACCTCCAGCTCCGGCCTCTTCTCCCTCTCCAGCATCCTGGCCTCTCAGGCCCAGCTGGCCAAGGAGGACAAGAGCACACGCGAGACATCCGACAGCCACCGCGAGGAAGACGGAGACAAGTCCGACTAG
- the tle5 gene encoding TLE family member 5 isoform X2, with the protein MMFPQSRHSASSQQLKFTTSDSCDRIKDEFQFLQAQYHSLKLECDKLASEKSEMQRHYIMYYEMSYGLNIEMHKQAEIVKRLNGICAQVLPYLSQEHQQQVLGAIERAKQVTPPEMNSIIRQLQAHQLSQLQGLALPMTPLPLGLSQPAGLPAVTSSSGLFSLSSILASQAQLAKEDKSTRETSDSHREEDGDKSD; encoded by the exons GCTTCATCGCAGCAGCTGAAGTTCACAACGTCAGACTCGTGCGACCGCATCAAGGACGAGTTCCAGTTCCTTCAAGCACAATACCACAG TCTGAAGCTCGAATGTGACAAGCTGGCCAGTGAGAAGTCAGAAATGCAACGTCATTATATCATG tacTATGAGATGTCCTATGGGCTGAACATCGAAATGCACAAGCAG GCAGAGATCGTGAAGAGATTAAATGGGATCTGTGCTCAAGTCTTGCCTTACCTGTCTCAAGAG cacCAGCAGCAGGTTCTGGGGGCAATAGAGAGAGCCAAACAGGTCACCCCACCAGAGATGAACTCCATCATACGG CAGCTCCAGGCTCACCAGCTCTCTCAGCTGCAGGGGCTGGCGCTGCCCATGACCCCTCTCCCTCTTGGTCTCAGCCAACCGGCCGGCCTCCCCGCAGTCACCTCCAGCTCCGGCCTCTTCTCCCTCTCCAGCATCCTGGCCTCTCAGGCCCAGCTGGCCAAGGAGGACAAGAGCACACGCGAGACATCCGACAGCCACCGCGAGGAAGACGGAGACAAGTCCGACTAG